The Neodiprion virginianus isolate iyNeoVirg1 chromosome 5, iyNeoVirg1.1, whole genome shotgun sequence genome contains a region encoding:
- the LOC124304313 gene encoding histone-lysine N-methyltransferase SETD2 encodes MARRRKTDAKPSAKLTSAAAAAGPASSEKPTAVRKSRRQIAKKQLDKKENGEGTVRDVPHQKSQNESEEPESEGNSNIDQTVVQHKKFGKYRCPTEIGGKEHPQHVNNSSTKDSDSSDSQEVAAEFLHEGNTETNMTQMDVNTIVDENCSNEVVWQEDVIEETIEICEEMEVEDGAVEESYTISQEDGNVVLEEVLLVNNHDFEGDGVVEFTVIQNEDGTESMVVARDDQNLSCKEYIANSLALQQTKKGGREHEESDEFREIEKGVGNITVQESAETGIKDAELSGVFNHLLPGSKSKTKSSVKGDGEQTSKVERDDKVSLNCRSENCVENSTVWTADNARVSPESGDINTSVDSSAISMNLPINLDRDNNFIMNATTENKVQIELNANRCAQSSENIRTDNLINKSAKKVEDTEKPHCSTKPECSSEEKIVQRLEVKKSSDDVVMPKVGGKEKSANNVVDESSSGDSEIDIKADTEDIKMSSSSENSNDTLISGNSGYKLPEFTDVKNIPNQQNDTEKKTGFRSRSGSTDTTGSESGSNSSGVRRSSRIRSIGLMKQRSRGRGLVTKPNLDLSRAVFQHQEREKLLASSGALSQDNSKDNSDNQSETQSDRESGGNKTGGFFDSPAPLTALSGTAGYESDTSKPVKVKSRWRRSSELEMGGSGSATKVHQLQSEGDASTENNLPLVLGSPSMDLSLVAVASKVNVGKNSMLPTVLEAKDKEMEERLSQFEHLRENLYLTERYTNKETKRMVCDCFLTEEEITRGELGCGEDCLNRLLMIECGPRCVVGNRCTNKRFQNCEYAKCEVFRTDKKGFGLRAIADLQSGEFLMEYVGEVVDPKDFRRRAKDYSKDKNRHYYFMALKSDQIIDATSKGNISRFINHSCDPNSETQKWTVNGELRIGFFNKQFIAAGEEITFDYHFQRYGKEAQKCYCEAENCRGWIGERPDEEKEKTEKKEKTEKDVTKKKKEEKKIHDYTEDEDLEEEIEKLCAGGLKNRAHTLTLSRLMVRSRELEHRTRLLRLIQSGEQPCRRLFLDYHGLRLIWSYMMDVGSNASSEAQTFRLEILRTLSMLPIPNKTMLMDSKIFAVVEKWAKQLYSSPTTSGSPEEEDSVKPKLNCDEPDSSCDVDSNERLATIDPVISGSDPSKGSKELDVSTAEPISEVKNDPEDVAKALEEQTTFTELANSLLCEWSNLKEVFRIPKKERIEQMKEHEREADRGYKEDLEKEDRRDNSYERSYRYGRSDSGGIEKRSDRRRGRESPDFDYSSRGKEKRVEERVNLVPIPRMSKHERRQLFAMKVAKEEEERQRRQQQETWQEHEARCLALGMDPHTTAALDPQTGYPLFFNPSLGQWQHYPPIQDAPDLTVQCAPVYLGGSQPLAGQPGILGQTQHLIPPGVPPPAVFPQTQQQQQLNSVGAYAPLLGAHHHDHQFADGQLRISGNLIPIQNGGSTAAAAAVSQVGIHQDPASIYAGDKIPEGLENAETASPPPLDLPPKWKSAKDPRGRTYYYNVNERISQWLPPPPDHLAALPETSSSSESSDESSSSDEAEDEELEEDEDEDIGADETACQMDVESAAGNQSALVALKANFAEKFDATAGDEGSIIISEPKKRRDGLVQERIISPRREDERVDHKKYKETKEKLRRQKEKAKLKEHVEKLKKHRRGSKSKSHSRTSHTLSKIQAITADPSVTLERKIKDTFRVNMANVMVHFLNPYRKNDCKQGRITNTEDFKHLARKLTHFVLAKELKHCKSVDELQCNENVKHKAKDFVRKYMNKFGPVYQKGSDED; translated from the exons ATGGCGCGTCGACGAAAAACTGATGCCAAACCTTCGGCGAAATTGACATCGGCGGCAGCGGCGGCGGGGCCAGCATCGTCAGAGAAGCCAACAGCGGTGAGAAAGTCACGTCGACAAATAGCCAAGAAACAATTGGATAAGAAAGAGAACGGAGAAGGGACAGTTCGCGATGTGCCGCACCAGAAATCTCAGAACGAATCTGAGGAGCCTGAATCTGAGGGAAACTCAAACATAGATCAGACGGTTGTGCAGCACAAAAAATTTGGTAAGTACAGATGCCCAACCGAAATCGGGGGAAAGGAACATCCTCAGCATGTCAACAACTCGTCGACTAAGGACAGCGATTCGAGCGACAGCCAGGAAGTCGCAGCCGAGTTTCTGCATGAGGGCAACACCGAAACGAACATGACGCAAATGGATGTGAACACTATTGTTGACGAGAATTGTTCGAACGAGGTAGTCTGGCAGGAGGATGTGATAGAGGAGACGATCGAAATATGCGAGGAAATGGAGGTGGAAGATGGTGCAGTCGAGGAAAGCTACACCATCTCCCAGGAGGATGGCAACGTCGTACTGGAGGAAGTTCTACTCGTCAATAATCATGACTTCGAAGGTGACGGTGTGGTTGAGTTTACCGTCATTCAGAACGAGGACGGAACGGAATCAATGGTCGTCGCCAGAGATGACCAAAATCTCTCGTGCAAGGAGTACATCGCCAATAGTCTCGCATTGCAGCAAACGAAGAAAGGTGGGCGTGAACATGAGGAGTCTGACGAGTTTCGGGAGATCGAGAAAGGTGTGGGAAACATTACCGTCCAAGAATCTGCCGAGACTGGGATCAAAGATGCTGAGCTATCGGGAGTGTTCAATCACCTCTTGCCAGGCTCCAAAAGCAAGACAAAAAGTTCAGTCAAAGGAGATGGCGAACAAACTAGCAAAGTAGAACGAGACGATAAAGTGTCTTTGAACTGCCGTAGTGAAAATTGTGTAGAAAATTCGACAGTTTGGACAGCCGACAATGCCAGAGTCAGCCCTGAATCTGGTGACATCAACACCTCTGTGGATTCAAGTGCAATTTCTATGAATTTACCCATAAATTTAGATAgggataataattttattatgaaTGCGACGACGGAAAACAAAGTTCAAATCGAATTGAACGCCAATCGTTGCGCTCAGTCTAGTGAAAATATTCGGAcagataatttaataaataaaagcgCGAAGAAAGTCGAAGACACCGAAAAGCCACATTGTTCGACCAAACCTGAGTGCtcgagtgaagaaaaaattgtgcagAGGTTGGAGGTGAAAAAAAGCAGCGACGATGTTGTTATGCCAAAAGTcggaggaaaagagaagagtGCTAACAACGTAGTCGACGAATCCTCGTCAGGCGATAGCGAGATTGACATCAAAGCGGATACAGAGGACATTAAGATGTCAAGCAGCAGCGAGAACAGCAACGATACTCTGATTTCTGGTAACTCGGGCTATAAACTACCCGAGTTCACGGATGTTAAAAACATTCCTAATCAACAGAACGACACGGAGAAAAAGACTGGGTTTAGGAGCCGCAGCGGCAGTACTGATACGACAGGATCCGAAAGTGGCTCCAACAGCTCTGGCGTTCGACGCAGCAGCCGTATCAGGTCTATAGGTCTGATGAAACAGAG GTCGAGGGGACGAGGCTTGGTCACTAAGCCTAACCTGGATTTGTCCAGAGCGGTATTTCAGCACCAGGAAAGAGAGAAACTGCTCGCTAGCAGTGGTGCTCTATCGCAGGACAACTCCAAGGACAATTCGGACAACCAGTCTGAGACGCAGTCGGACAGGGAAAGCGGCGGGAACAAAACTGGTGGGTTTTTCGACTCACCTGCACCTCTGACTGCGCTTTCAGGCACCGCCGGCTACGAGTCCGACACATCAAAACCCGTCAAGGTAAAATCGCGCTGGCGGAGATCGAGCGAGCTTGAAATGGGTGGGAGTGGATCGGCCACCAAGGTTCACCAGCTTCAGTCGGAGGGTGACGCCAGCACCGAGAACAATCTACCTCTCGTGCTCGGTAGCCCTTCCATGGATCTCAGTCTCGTCGCTGTCGCGAGCAAAGTGAACGTTGGCAAGAATTCCATGCTGCCGACTGTGCTCGAAGCCAAGGATAAGGAGATGGAGGAGAGACTCAGCCAATTCGAACATCTGAGGGAGAATTTGTATCTAACCGAAAG ATATACTAATAAGGAGACGAAGCGTATGGTTTGCGACTGCTTCCTGACAGAGGAAGAAATAACTAGGGGTGAATTGGGCTGTGGCGAAGACTGCCTGAACAGGCTTTTGATGATAGAATG CGGACCAAGATGCGTTGTCGGCAATCGCTGTACCAACAAACGGTTTCAAAACTGCGAATACGCCAAATGCGAAGTCTTTCGCACCGACAAAAAAGGCTTTGGCTTACGCGCTATTGCCGATCTCCAATC GGGTGAATTTCTGATGGAGTATGTGGGTGAGGTGGTCGATCCTAAGGATTTTCGTCGCCGTGCGAAAGACTATTCCAAGGACAAAAATAGGCACTACTATTTCATGGCATTGAAGTCTGATCAGATAATCGATGCGACTTCCAAAGGAAACATATCCCGTTTCATAAACCACAGCTGTGATCCGAATTCAGAAACGCAAAAG TGGACAGTGAACGGTGAATTGAGGATCGGCTTTTTTAACAAGCAATTCATCGCTGCAGGAGAAGAAATCACCTTTGATTATCACTTTCAACGATATGG AAAAGAAGCACAGAAGTGTTACTGCGAAGCCGAAAATTGTCGTGGATGGATTGGTGAGAGACCTGAtgaggagaaggagaaaactgagaagaaggagaagactGAAAAAGATGtgacaaagaagaagaaggaagagaagaagaTACACGATTATACCGAGGATGAGGAT CTGGAggaggaaattgaaaaactctGTGCGGGTGGACTAAAGAATCGAGCACATACACTGACATTGAGCAGGTTGATGGTGCGCAGCAGAGAATTGGAGCACAGGACGCGGCTTCTGCGTCTGATACAGAGCGGAGAGCAGCCATGCCGTCGTCTCTTCCTCGACTATCACGGCCTGCGTCTTATATGGAGCTATATGATGGACGTGGGTTCAAACGCCTCGTCAGAGGCGCAAACTTTCCGCCTTGAGATTCTCAGGACGTTGAGCATGCTCCCGATACCAAACAAGACGATGCTAATGGACAGCAAGATTTTCGCCGTTGTTGAAAAGTGGGCTAAACAGCTTTACTCCTCGCCCACGACCAGCGGATCGCCGGAAGAAGAAGACTCGGTGAAGCCAAAGTTGAATTGTGACGAGCCGGACAGTAGTTGCGACGTCGACAGCAACGAAAGGCTCGCCACGATTGATCCTGTAATTTCGGGTTCCGATCCCAGCAAAGGATCGAAGGAATTAGATGTCTCGACTGCTGAACCTATAAGTGAGGTTAAAAACGATCCTGAGGACGTTGCCAAAGCTCTTGAAGAGCAAACCACCTTCACTGAGCTCGCAAACAGCCTTTTATGCGAATGGTCCAATCTCAAGGAGGTATTTCGCATACCCAAGAAGGAAAGGATCGAACAGATGAAGGAACATGAGAGAGAAGCAG ATCGCGGCTACAAGGAGGATCTGGAGAAAGAGGACAGGCGAGACAATTCATATGAAAG ATCCTACAGATACGGACGGAGTGACAGTGGGGGCATCGAGAAGCGATCGGATCGACGACGAGGCCGGGAGTCTCCGGACTTCGATTACAGCAGCAGAGGGAAAGAGAAGAGGGTCGAGGAGCGGGTGAATCTCGTGCCGATACCAAGGATGTCGAAACACGAACGACGACAGTTGTTTGCGATGAAAGTTGCCAAGGAGGAGGAAGAGCGCCAGCGACGTCAGCAGCAGGAAACTTGGCAAGAACACGAGGCTCGCTGCCTGGCTCTTGGCATGGATCCCCACACCACCGCTGCTCTAGATCCGCAAACCGGATATCCCCTATTCTTCAACCCTTCGCTCGGACAATGGCAACATTATCCACCGATACAGG ATGCCCCTGACCTGACGGTGCAGTGCGCACCTGTCTACCTTGGAGGATCTCAACCCCTCGCGGGTCAGCCTGGCATATTGGGACAAACGCAACATTTGATACCGCCCGGAGTGCCGCCGCCCGCCGTTTTCCCCCAAAcccaacagcagcagcagctgaaTTCCGTCGGCGCGTACGCGCCCCTTCTCGGAGCGCATCATCACGATCATCAATTCGCCGATGGTCAGCTCAGGATATCCGGTAATCTGATACCGATACAGAACGGTGGCTCGACGGCAGCGGCGGCGGCCGTTAGTCAGGTCGGGATTCATCAGGATCCAGCGAGTATTTATGCTGGTGATAAAATACCGGAGGGGCTCGAAAACGCCGAAACCGCATCGCCCCCGCCGCTCGACTTGCCGCCGAAGTGGAAATCTGCTAAGGATCCGAGGGGTCGCACCTATTACTACAACGTTAACGAGCGGATCTCTCAGTGGCTGCCGCCACCGCCTGACCACCTAGCAGCTTTACCTGAAACATCATCCAGCTCGGAGTCGAGCGACGAAAGTAGCTCTTCCGATGAGGCGGAAGACGAGGAActcgaggaggacgaggacgaggataTTGGTGCGGACGAGACCGCCTGCCAGATGGACGTCGAATCTGCCGCCGGCAATCAGTCGGCCCTTGTTGCCCTGAAGGCTAATTTCGCGGAAAAATTTGATGCGACGGCCGGTGACGAGGGTTCTATTATCATTTCGGAACCAAAGAAGAGGAGGGATGGACTTGTTCAGGAGAGGATTATCAGC CCACGGCGAGAAGATGAGCGCGTCGATCACAAAAAGTACAAGGAAACAAAGGAGAAGTTAAGACGGCAGAAAGAAAAGGCAAAGCTCAAGGAGCACGTGGAGAAATTGAAGAAGCACAGACGTGGCAGTAAATCGAAATCTCACTCGCGAACCAGTCATACCTTGAGTAAAATTCAAGCGATAACGGCCGACCCGTCTGTCACTTTGGAACGAAAGATCAAGGACACATTTAGGGTAAACATGGCGAACGTTATGGTACACTTTTTAAATCCTTATAGAAAAAACGACTGCAAACAGGGTAGAATCACGAACACCGAGGACTTTAAGCATCTTGCCAGAAAG CTGACCCACTTCGTGCTCGCCAAAGAACTGAAGCATTGCAAAAGCGTGGACGAACTGCAGTGCAACGAAAATGTAAAACACAAGGCCAAGGACTTTGTTCGCAAGTACATGAACAAGTTTGGCCCTGTTTACCAAAAGGGTTCGGACGAAGATTAA
- the LOC124304316 gene encoding probable signal peptidase complex subunit 2 yields MFEMAGKKDQKDETALIKVNKWDGSAVKNALDDAVKDILTRKYNYVENFSLLDGRLALCGIAVGVAMVALLWDYMNPFPASKPVLIACVSKYFVVMGVLTLYTTYKEKGIFVVATQRDPAGFDPELVWEASSYLKKYDDKYNLVLSVRDEKAGTSNEASVTNSVAKFIDSNGVIIPELVETMVSNLHDSLTASRKDK; encoded by the exons ATGTTCGAAATGGCTGGTAAAAAAGACCAGAAGGACGAAACTGCA CTGATCAAAGTCAACAAGTGGGATGGCTCTGCAGTGAAGAATGCTCTGGACGACGCAGTCAAGGATATACTGACCAGGAAGTACAATTACGTGGAGAATTTCTCGCTACTCGACGGTAGATTGGCACTGTGCGGCATCGCCGTCGGGGTTGCAATGGTTGCTCTTCTCTGGGACTACATGAATCCGTTCCCAGCATCCAAGCCTGTGCTAATTGCCTGCGTGTCGAAGTATTTTGTTGTTATGGGGGTGCTGACATTATACACAACGTACAAGGAAAAGGGGATATTTGTGGTAGCAACTCAAAG AGACCCGGCTGGATTCGATCCAGAATTGGTGTGGGAGGCGAGTTCATACctgaaaaaatatgatgaCAAATACAATTTGGTACTTTCGGTAAGGGATGAAAAAGCCGGAACGTCCAACGAGGCTTCAGTCACGAATTCCGTGGCCAAATTCATCGACAGCAACGGCGTTATCATTCCAGAACTGGTTGAAACCATGGTCAGTAACTTGCATGATAGTCTGACTGCCAGTCGCAAGGACAAATAA
- the LOC124304314 gene encoding structural maintenance of chromosomes protein 3, translating into MYIKQVIIQGFKSYREQTVVVPFDPRHNVVVGRNGSGKSNFFYAIQFVLSDEFSHLRPEQRQALLHEGTGPRVISAYVEIIFDNSDGRLPIDKDEVYLRRMIGSKKDQYFLNKKIVTRSDVMNLLESAGFSRSNPYYIVKQGKINQMATAPDSQRLKLLREVAGTRVYDDRREESKAILKETEGKLEKIEDFLRTIEERLKTLEEEKEELKEYQRWDKQRRCLEYTIHERELKESKKKLEDLEESRANSGAMQAKLGADAKAAQEAVRSAAKRLKEAKKEVSSAKEERDTLSAEQQQLLKEKTKLTLTINDLLEEVKGDNDSRKRAEQELEKLKINIAGREEELEKIKPQYEQMKGVEEECTRELALKEQKRKELYAKQGRGAQFTNRAERDKWIQDELKQLTKQIKDKQDHQAKISEDLKRDAEKQIALEKKIEDHTREMERQRASIDEHNKQYYDLTKAKDQCQATRKEQYRQESVLQLNLSGLKEDLAKADQSLRSMAGKPILNGRDSVRKVLDTFRERRDMAHEVSSYYGPVIENFDCDKSIYTAVEVTAGNRLFHHIVETDKFGTKILKEMNNQQLPGEVTFMPLNRLHVKVIDYPQTSDAIPMISKLNYDPKYDRALRYIFGKTLICRNLEAATSLARTSGLDCVTLEGDQVSSKGSLTGGYFNSSRSRLEIQKTRSELMTQISTLEEQMSTLKDELRTTEQSISSYVSEMQRTETKNSKAKDIFDKMKAEIRLMKEELSAIERYRTPKERSLAQCTSNLEAMTATKEGLESELHQELMAQLSVADQHQVDTLNDDIRRLTKENKEAFAKRMRLEADKNKLENLLTNNLVRRKDELVQALQEISVEDRQRQLESSKAQLADIEKRLVKVNSDFKAQNDKVSSAMKKQKAESAEVEKWKVAEKEAQEKIEADAKDLEKLASKQNIVQQKIAECTQKITELGALPSHEAFGKLSKLTTKQLFREMEKANNHLKKYSHVNKKALDQFMSFSDQKEKLVKRKEELDRGDEKIKELMLVLEQRKCEAIQFTFKQVSKYFSEVFKKLVPSGHAQLVMKTADGEEGDDTVPESADSDRFVGVGIRVSFTGHKAEMREMNQLSGGQKSLVALALIFAIQKCDPAPFYLFDEIDQALDAQHRKAVADMIHELSSDAQFITTTFRPELLEHANKFYGVKFRNKVSHVECVSREEAADFVEDDTTHG; encoded by the exons ATGTACATCAAACAG GTTATCATACAAGGTTTCAAATCCTATCGAGAACAGACCGTCGTAGTGCCCTTCGATCCGAGGCACAATGTGGTCG TCGGCAGGAATGGATCGGGCAAGAGCAACTTTTTCTACGCTATCCAGTTTGTGCTTAGCGACGAATTCTCCCACCTTCGGCCTGAGCAGCGTCAAGCCCTTCTCCACGAAGGCACGGGTCCACGCGTCATCTCTGCTTATGTCGAAATTATCTTTGACAACTCGGATGGTCGTCTTCCG ATCGACAAGGATGAGGTTTATCTCAGGCGAATGATCGGGTCGAAAAAAGATCAGTACTTTCTGAACAAGAAAATAGTGACGCGAAGCGACGTCATGAATTTGCTCGAATCGGCTGGATTTTCCAGGTCCAATCCATATTACATAGTCAAGCAGGGAAAG ATCAACCAAATGGCAACGGCCCCAGACTCGCAGCGGTTGAAATTGCTCCGAGAAGTGGCCGGCACTCGAGTCTACGACGATAGACGCGAGGAGTCGAAGGCGATCCTCAAAGAGACTGAAGGAAAGCTTGAGAAAATAGAAGACTTTTTGCGAACCATAG AGGAGCGTTTGAAGACATTGGAGGAGGAAAAGGAGGAGCTGAAGGAGTACCAACGCTGGGACAAACAGCGGCGGTGTCTGGAGTACACAATCCACGAACGCGAGCTGAAGGAAAGTAAGAAAAAGCTGGAAGACTTGGAAGAGTCACGCGCTAACAGCGGTGCTATGCAAGCCAAACTTGGAGCCGATGCGAAGGCTGCCCAGGAGGCTGTGCGTTCGGCAGCCAAGCGGCTGAAGGAGGCCAAGAAGGAGGTGAGTTCCGCCAAGGAGGAACGCGACACGCTCAG TGCTGAGCAGCAGCAGCTCCTCAAGGAGAAGACCAAGCTCACGTTGACGATCAACGATCTGCTCGAGGAGGTCAAGGGTGACAACGACAGCAGAAAAAGAGCGGAGCAAGAGCTGGagaagttaaaaataaacattgcTGGGAGGGAAGAGGAGCTCGAGAAGATAAAGCCTCAG TACGAGCAAATGAAAGGCGTTGAAGAAGAATGTACGCGCGAACTCGCGCTGAAGGAGCAAAAGCGGAAGGAGCTTTACGCGAAACAAGGCAGAGGCGCTCAGTTTACAAACAGG GCAGAAAGAGACAAGTGGATTCAGGACGAACTCAAGCAGCTTACCAAGCAGATCAAAGACAAGCAGGATCACCAGGCAAAGATAAGCGAGGACCTGAAGAGGGACGCCGAGAAGCAGATCGCACTCGAGAAGAAGATTGAGGATCATACGCGTGAAATGGAGCGTCAAAGGGCCTCGATCGATGAACACAATAAGCAGTATTATGACCTTACCAAGGCCAAGGATCAATGCCAGGCAACACGGAAAGAACA ATACCGCCAGGAAAGCGTTCTTCAGTTAAATCTTTCGGGACTGAAGGAAGACCTTGCGAAGGCCGATCAAAGTCTTCGTTCCATGGCTGGAAAACCAATCCTGAATGGCAGGGACAGCGTTCGCAAAGTGTTGGACACGTTTCG GGAACGCCGAGACATGGCGCACGAAGTGAGCAGCTATTACGGCCCTGTGATCGAAAACTTTGACTGTGACAAGAGCATCTACACTGCGGTTGAAGTGACCGCCGGTAATCGACTGTTTCACCATATCGTCGAAACGGACAAATTCGGTACTAAGATACTGAAGGAAATGAACAACCAGCAGTTGCCTGGTGAGGTGACTTTCATGCCTCTGAATCGCCTCCACGTTAAAGTCATCGATTATCCTCAGACGAGCGATGCCATACCAATGATATCAAAGCTCAACTACGATCCCAAATACGATCGTGCTTTGCG ATACATATTTGGAAAGACTTTGATCTGTCGAAACCTGGAGGCGGCGACGAGCCTGGCACGAACATCTGGACTGGACTGTGTGACTTTGGAGGGTGATCAGGTGTCTTCGAAGGGTTCTCTGACCGGTGGCTACTTCAACTCGTCCAGATCTCGTCTCGAGATCCAAAAGACCAGGTCAGAACTCATGACACAGATCAGCACGCTCGAGGAACAGATGTCGACGCTGAAAGATGAGCTCAGGACCACTGAACAAAGCATCAGCTCCTACGTCAGCGAGATGCAGAGAACGGAGACTAAGAACAGCAAGGCTAA AGAcattttcgataaaatgaaGGCAGAGATACGACTGATGAAGGAGGAACTCAGCGCTATCGAGAGATACAGAACGCCCAAGGAGCGCAGCTTGGCTCAGTGCACCTCTAATCTCGAGGCGATGACTGCTACCAAGGAGGGCCTGGAGAGTGAGCTGCACCAGGAGTTGATGGCTCAGTTGTCAGTCGCTGATCAGCAccag GTCGATACGCTGAACGATGACATCAGACGTCTGactaaagaaaacaaagaggCGTTCGCCAAAAGAATGCGGCTTGAGGCGGACAAAAATAAACTCGAGAATCTGCTGACGAATAACTTGGTGCGGCGTAAAGACGAGCTGGTTCAAGCACTGCAGGAAATCTCCGTCGAGGATCGTCAGCGTCAGTTGGAATCATCCAAGGCGCAGCTCGCGGATATCGAAAAGCGCCTAGTTAAAGTGAACTCAGACTTCAAGGCACAGAATGACAAGGTTTCTAGCGCCATGAAGAAG CAAAAAGCCGAGTCAGCCGAAGTCGAGAAGTGGAAAGTTGCGGAGAAGGAGGCACAGGAGAAGATCGAGGCAGATGCTAAGGATCTGGAAAAACTGGCAAGCAAACAAAACATCGTACAGCAAAAGATTGCCGAGTGTACGCAGAAGATCACTGAGCTCGGTGCTCTGCCGAGTCACGAAGCATTCGGAAAGTTGAGTAAATTAACAACGAAGCAGCTGTTCAGAGAAATGGAAAAGGCGAATAATCATTTAAAGAAATACAG TCACGTCAACAAAAAAGCACTGGACCAGTTCATGTCATTCAGCGATCAAAAGGAGAAATTGGTCAAGCGTAAGGAGGAACTGGATCGCGGTGATGAGAAGATCAAGGAACTCATGCTTGTCTTGGAACAGCGCAAGTGCGAGGCTATACAGTTCACCTTCAAACAG GTCAGCAAGTATTTTAGCGAGGTTTTCAAGAAGCTCGTACCTTCTGGACACGCCCAGCTTGTTATGAAGACAGCGGATGGCGAGGAGGGAGATGACACTGTTCCAGAATCTGCAGACTCCGACCGATTTGTTGGTGTCG GAATTCGGGTATCGTTTACCGGCCACAAAGCCGAAATGCGAGAGATGAATCAACTCTCGGGTGGTCAGAAGTCGCTAGTCGCCCTGGCGCTTATCTTCGCTATACAAAAATGCGACCCGGCCCCGTTTTATCTCTTCGACGAGATTGACCAGGCCCTCGACGCCCAGCATCGAAAAGCCGTCGCAGACATGATCCATGAACTGAGCTCCGATGCGCAATTTATCACTACGACATTCAG ACCCGAACTTCTGGAACATGCCAATAAATTTTACGGTGTTAAATTCCGTAACAAAGTGTCGCACGTCGAGTGCGTATCGAGAGAAGAGGCGGCCGATTTTGTCGAGGATGACACAACGCACGGTTGA